TGTTAGCATCTTTAAATTCTTTTACATCTTGTGTAAAATTATCTTTTCCAGAATTTTTATTAAATTTATCTGCTTTTTCACATTCAACAAAAGCCGTCCAGTAATATTTCCCCTCAATTTTCACCAGTTCAGCCTGATATTTCACGATTTGAACATCTTTTAACACTTTTTCCAGCTTTTCCTGCTCAAATTCCTCTATTTTATCATCAAATGGCAATGTTACTATTTTTAACACCTCAATTTCCCCCTCTTTATTTAAAATTTGTAACTTTTATTTATTCAAATATTTTACAAATTCTTTTTCATTACTTCCAATTTCTTTAGTATTTTTATTCACTTCAGCCTTCAAGTAATTATCAATTTCATCTCTCGTAAATTCGGCTATAATTTTATTATTTGAAACATCTTCATATTTCACAAATGATAAATTTTCAATTAAAGCAAATAACACAGCCGAATTTTTAAGAAACTCATTTTTTTCAGGAATTTTTCCAGAATTTATATTTAATTTAACAAGTACTCCATAAGGCTCTTTTTCCGACAAAATTTGTACAGAATTATAACTTGTTTTCTTGGGATATTTTAAATTTGATAAAATATTCATTACTTTAGAATTGTCGCCCACATATTTTGTTTTATATTCATAAGTATTTTTATTAGAATTTTGTGATTTACCACATGCTGTAAAAATAACACATAATATTAATAAAGCTATTATTTCAAACTTTTTATTTTTCATAGCAATCACCTCTAAATTCGATACTTCTATTGTCTTAAAACCGCACCATAATCCTTCTCAACCTTAGCCACAATTTTATTGGAAATGTCTACAATTTCTTTTTCTTCCAGTGTTTTGCTCTTATCTCTTAGAACTACGCTGATTGCCACACTCTTCATTCCTGGCAGTACTCCTACACCTTGATAAATATCGAATAGTTCCACTTTTTCAATTTTCTTGTCAACTTTCTGGATTGTTTTTAATACATCTCCAACTAGGATTTCTTCCTTCATAACGAATGCAAAATCTCTTGGCACAGCTGGATATTTTACAATTCCTTGATAATTTGCCTTTTTACCGATATATTTCTGAATCAAGTCAATGTTAAATTCTCCAACTAGAACTGATGTTTTCCCTAAGTCAAAGTTTTCCAGCACATCTGGATGAATTTCTCCAAAGCTTCCAATTAATTCACGACCAACAAATACATCAACTGAACGTCCAGGATGGAACTGGCTTTGCTCAGAACGTTTTATCATATAGTTATTGAATTTAAGCTGTGTAAAGATTTCTTCTACAATTCCCTTCAAATCGTAAAAATCGTAAGGAACAGGTTTTGGATTCCACAATGTCTTGTCATTTTCTCCAGCCAGAATTATTCCCAATTTCACTTCTTCTTTTGCCAATTCTTCGGCTTTTTCAAAAGTTCTGCTCACTTCAAAGAATCTGATATTTGAAACATTTCTGTTAATGTTGTCCTTTGCGTTTTTGATAAGGCTGTAAAGCAATGTCGGACGCAATGTTACAAAATCCTCTGTAATTGGTTTTAACACATCAATCAGTTTTTCCTGTGCAACTGTATATTTTATTTTTTCCATCGCATCTTTTGGAACAAAGCTGTAGTTGATAACTTCCTTAAGTCCTGCATTTGATGCAATAAGTTTTACCTGCGTAGAAAGTTTTGTTGTGTCAATAACTGGCTGTTCACTAATATCCAGTTTTGGTAAAATGTTTTCGATATTGTCAAAACCATACATTCTGATAATTTCTTCAAAGTAGTCCTGCTCATTTTCCAAATCGTCACGGTAACTTGGTGCAGTTAATGTCAAAGTTTCTCCATTATCCACAACTTCGATTTCAAGTCTAGTTAAAATTCCAATAACAGTTTCACGAGGAATTACTTTCCCAACGAAACGGTTCAGTCTTTCAAAATTAAGTTCAGCAGATTTTTTCTCATAAGGGACAGGATAATTGTCAACAGCTCCAGCCAATATTTCTCCACCTGCTACTTCCTGAATCAAATTCGCAAGTCTATTTATCACATTAATCGCATTTTCCTCGTCCACTCTTCTTTCAAATCTGTATGAAGAATCGCTTGATAAAGTCAATCTTCTTGACGTTTTTCTCACATTTTGCGAGTTAAAGTTTGCCACTTCCAGAAGGATATTTTTTGTATTTTCAGTAATTTGTGAATTTTCTCCGCCCATTACACCACCAAGTGCTATGGCTTTCACTCCATCCGAAATTACAATATCATCACTATTTAACTCTCTTTCCTGCTCATCAAGCGTAATCAGTTTTTCGTTTTCAAGCCCTGCTCTCACAACAATCTTTCCACCTTCAATTTTATCAAGGTCAAAAGCATGATTAGGCTGATTAAGTTCCATCATCACAAAATTTGAAGCATCTACAATATTATTAATACTTCTGATTCCAATAGATTCTACTCTTTCCTTAAGCCATTTTGGACTGTCCTTAACCGTTACATTTTTAATAATTCTAGCCACATATCTTTTCGCCAAATTGCTGTCTGCAATTTCAACTGAAATATTGTCAGCCGTTTTTTCGCTACTTTCAGTATTTATCACAAAACTAGGATATTTAACTTCCTTCCCGTAATAAGCCCCCAGTTCTCTTGCAATCCCAATATGCGATAAACAATCAGGACGATTTGGCGTAATTTCCAGCTCAAACACAGTATCATTAATTCCCAAATATTCCTTCATTGGTATTCCAGCAGGTGTATCTTGAGGTAAAATTATAATCCCGTCAGAATCCTTACCAATATTCAGTTCTTCTTCTGAACAAAGCATTCCATTTGATTCCACACCTCTTATCTTCCCTTTTTTAATAACAAAGTCTTCAGCCAGTTTTGCTCCAACCTGTGCTAAAACAACCTTATCTCCAGTCTTATGATTAGACGCACCACATACAACCTGCAAAATTTCCTTCCCATTATCTACTTTACAAATCGTCAAATGATCCGAATCAGGATGCATCTCCTTTTCAACAATATGTGCCGTTACAACATTTTCCAAGTTTTCCCCCAGCACTTCGATTTTTTCCACTTCCTGCCCAATCATAGTAAGGGCATTCTCCATTTCATTTATTTCTATTCCATCTAAATCTATATACTGCTTTAACCAGTTCAACGAAATCAGCATTTTTTTCTCCTTATTTTTCTTTTTTTTATTTCAAATATATTATACAATCTATTTTATTAATAAATGGTAATCCAAGTTTTTTGATTAATAATTATTTTCTCTTTCTTTTTTATTTATCATAAGTTTTTCTAAGCAGGGAGATCAAACGCCATCTCCCTGCACCCACGCTTTACGCAAAACTTTCTTATAAAAGAAAAAGAAAACTCGATTTTTAATAAAGATTATTTCATTTCTTTAAGTAATTACAATTTAAATTACATTCAAAAATCTCAAACAGTTCTTTTTCTTTTAATGAAATTTTGCTTGATTTTTGTTTTAATCAAACAATCATTGTAATTAAATTAAAATGTCGTGATTTTTTTGGAATAAAATTGATTGTCTGAGCTTTTTCAAGATTTTTAAATTACTAAAATTTAGAGAGTTTATAATAACTTTTATTAAAAAGCGAGTTTCAATTTTATTTCAAAAAAAATGCTTAGACAAGCTGGGATTAGTGCGTAGCACTTTCGCTAAAATCTTCAGATGTTATAATTTGAAGAAATTGAAATAACTAATATTGCGAAATAAAAAGGGATAGCGACTGTTCCCCTTTGCTTTATAAAAAAGAAAAAAGAAAAAACATAAAATTATAGAAAAAATATTTATTAATAGTTATTTATTTATAAAATTTGAAAATATTTTTTTTGCTATTTTTATAAATAATTCAGGTTTTTCTATATATTTCATATTTTTTGAAAAAACAATTTCTCCTGTTTTCTTCTCAATTTGTATATTTTTATTGTTCTTATTTTCCAAAACGGTAATTTTTCCAATTTCTTTCCAAAAATAATTTTCTAAAAGTTTTCTATTTTGATTTTCCACTCTAATTCCATCTTTGTTTAAAAAAATATTGTTATATATTTTTACTTTTTCTAAGTTTTTATCCATATTTAAACTAAAAATTTTGTCTTTCATTAAATTATTTTCTTCAATAATTCCGAATTTAAAGTCAAATTCATCCTTATTTTTTATATCTTCATTAAATTCATTCTTTAAAACAAATTCAACATAATTTTTTACAAACAATTTTGAAGCCATCCTGTTTAATTTCAAATTTATTGTAATTTTTTCTAAATGATTTTTTATTAAATTTTCTTTATTTTCCACTTCAATAACGAGAAATTCAACATTATCAGAACCATTTTTTAAATTTAAATAGAAATAATTTTTCACATCTTCAAAAAATATTTTTTTCTTTTTCAAGGCATCTTCAAAGCCATTTTCATAAAAAATATATTTTCCAACCGAACTTTCTTCCATTTTCAGCCATAAAAACTGAATTGGTGCAAGTGATATAATAAATATTCCAATCCAGAATAAAAACTCAAAATAATTTTTTCCCCAGTTCACAAGCGACGAAATTACAAGGAAAAATCCCAAAATAATACAAATTGCCATAATAAATGTACTTTTTATAATCAAAACTTGTGAAATTCCAGCTTTTCCAACTGTTTTACCTAATATTTTTTCCTTCATCTTTCAAATTATCCTATTTTTGTTTTTAACTGCAATCCCAATTATAAAGAATTTCTGAAAAATCTTTATTTTTCAAATTTTCACGATTTATAAAAAAGTTTATTACACCAGCATCTCCGATACAAACTTTCCATTTTCCTTTGGTTTTATCATGTTCACTGTCAAGCTGAAACAGTAATGTATCATATTTTTGGTATTTTTCCTCATATTTTCTTGGATCTTCCTGTGTAAAATATGGAAAACCTTCACATTGTGAATGATAATCATCTGAATAATCTATTAAGTCCTGCAACTTTTCATAAAGTTTCAATTCTTGTGCTGGGTCTAAACTTTTCTCCTCGCAAATTTCGTCAAATATATCTTCAAAAAAATCTTCAAATCTTTCTTTTTCGGTTTGTAATTCAAAATTCATTTTATAACTTTGATTATCTTCTGTAACACCATATTCTTCAAATTTTTGTGGATTATAAATATCTTTTAACTTTTCTGTATTGTAAAATTTCCCAATTTCTTCATGATAAATCACTCTAAATCCATTTTGAACAGTTTGCCCCAAATCAAGCCCCATAAGACTATCGTTAGCTACAAAAAATTGTAAAATTCCTTTTTTGGGAAAATCCTTCAATCCTCTCAAATTTTCACAATTAATCTGTGCAACCAAAAACATTTCATTTCCATCGGACGTTTCTGGAATTTTTTTTCCTATCGGAACATAGGATAATCCCATAACTTTACTATCTGTTATTTTTAGTTCATTTTCCGTCAATGTAATTTTTGCAAAAGTCTTTGTTTGTGCAGTTTTTTCATATTCAGCCCAAATTTCATCATAAACTTTTTTTGCAAATTCATCATCAATTTTTATTTCTAATTCATTTTCCATTTTTAACCTTCCAATTAAATTAGTAATTTATTATCTAAATTTTTCCATTCTTACAATTCCTTCATCATCTGCTTTGTTTATTCCATTTTTGCAACTATATCCCATTTTCTTATAAAACGGAACAGCCGTAATGGACGCAGGTACCTCGATTCTTTTGGCTCTTAAAAAATATTCATCTTTTTCCAATGTTTCAATAATTTTTCGTCCTATTCCCTTTCCTTGAGATTCAGGCGAGATAAAAATAGTAAATAAAGAACTTTCATCAATTTTATCCCAATATGGTGCAATTGCTCCACATCCAATAATATCGCCCTTTTCTTCGGCAACATAAAAATGTGTCCACGAAGCTCTTTTAAGGACATTTTCAGGATGGAAATTATTTACATAATTTTCTATTAAATCAGCAGAATAATCTTTTATATTTGTTTTTCGCAATGTTTCCACAATCAATTCAGATACTTTTTTAGCGTCTTTTTCTTCAAATCTGCGTATTTTCATATTTTTCTCCGCTTTTTAAATTTATTTATAAATCTCTTTCCTATGCCCAATATCAAAAATATAAATTGTTATTTTTTCATCAATGATTATAGCTAAAATTCTGTAATTTTCAACTCTATATCGCCATTTTCCCTTATATTTACCTTGTAGCGCTTTTCCCTGACTACGTGGATTTTCAAGTTTTTCAATTATTTCCTTGATATAAGTTTTTATTTGTTTTTGGGATTTTTGTCCAATTTTAATATACTCTTTAATGCTCTTTTATCATATTTTACAATATAAGCCATTATACACCTACTAAATCCCAAAATTCATCACTAGAATAAAATTCTCCATCACTTTCCTCAATTGCCTTATCCAAATCTTCAGAATCTTTCAAATCTTCCAGATATTCCTGTAACAAAGCAGACAATACTTCATTTTCACTTTTTCCAATTTTTTTGACTTCTTTTTTAAATTCATTTATCAAATTTGAATTAACATCAACCTTATATATCATTTTTTCTCCCCCAATACTAATTAAAATTGATTTAAAAACCTCTCATCATTTTCAAAAAACGCCCTCAAATCATCAATTCCATATTTAAGCATTGTAATTCTTTCAAGCCCTAGCCCAAATGCAAAACCTTGATATTTTTTCGGATCGATTCCAACACCTTCCAGAACTTTCGGATTTACCATTCCACTTCCTAAAATTTCAAGCCACCCAGTCCCTTTACAAACTCTACATCCAGCTCCTTTACAAACTCCACATTCTACATCCATTTCAGCTGATGGCTCTGTAAATGGAAAAAAATGTGGACGGAATCTTACCCTTCTGTCTTCTCCAAATATTTTTTTCACGATATTTTCCAAAATCGCCTTAAAATTAGCAAAAGAAACATCTTCTCCTACCATAAGCCCTTCCATCTGATGGAACATTGGCGTATGCGACACATCATAATCTGGACGGTAAACTTTTCCAATCGAAATCATTCTAAATGGAGGTTTTCTATCTTCCATATATCTAATTTGCATACCAGAAGTTTGTGTTCTTAGCACAACATTTTCTTCTTCGATGTAAAATGTATCTGAAATTTCACGTGAAGGATGTGTTTTTGGAATGTTTAATGCATCAAAATTGTATTTCACATATTCCACTTCTGGTCCATCCACAATGTCAAATCCCATTGTAGAAACGATATCCTTTATTTCCATAACCGTCTTTGTAAGCGGATGAAGCGAACCCACGTTAGCCTTTCTCCCTGGTAAAGTCACATCTATAGTTTCATTTTTCAGTCTTTGCTGTTTTGCAATTTCCTTCAAGTCAGTATTTACTTCTTCAAATCTATTTTGCAATACATTTTTTATTTCATTCGTAACTTTCCCAAATTCAGCTCTTTTTTCAGCCGCAATATCAGCCATTCCCTTCATAACAGCTGTAAATTCCCCTTTTTTCCCCAATATTTTAACTCTCAGGTCATTCAGCTCCTCAAGATTTTCCACCTCTTTAAGTTTTGCTAACACTTCTTCTTTCAAGTGTGCCAATTTGTCTAACATTTTTCCTCCTGTTTGCTTCACTATTCTATATTTTTACCATAAAAATTTATGTTTTTATTATATCATACTTTAAATATATTAAAAAGTTTAATTTTTCTATTTCTAATTCAAAAAAAGAATACCCACAATAAGGTATTCTCTTAAATATTTTGAATTATAACTTGTATTGCCAAAATAATTACAAAACTATTTTCTATATTTTTCAGCAAACTGCTGAAGTTCAGCTATTTCTCTTTTTGCTCTATCAGACAAAACTTTCACGTCGTTAATCATCTGTTTTGAACGTGCCATAATAAAATCCAGATATTCTGTATTTTTAGTTTTTAAGTACATTTCCTTGGCATAATACATATCCTTAAAATCATTTTTAGCCTGTTTTATTAACAGCTTTTGCCCAACCATAACAATTAATGCCGCTGCCAAGGCTATTATTGTCCCATATCCTTTAGTAAGCGGATATAAAATCATTCCAATAACCATAAGTCCTGTAACTAAAATAGAACTGTTTTTTACATACCCTTCTTTAGGTGGAACTTTCACATATTTTTCCACTTTTTCAATCATTTTTTTAAACATATTATTTCAAAATTCCTAACCAGAATCCTACTATTCCTATTATAAAGAATCCGAAAATTATCCAAATAGGATTTACTTTTTTCTTTAACAAGTGCATACATCCAAATGTAAGTAATAATGGTAATAACCCAGGTAATAAATCATTTAATATACTTTGAACTGTAATTACAACTTCTTCTCCTGCCTGATTAGTATATTTAGATAGCACTAATGGAATGTTTATTGAAGTCCATTTTGAAACTAATGATCCCATTACGAAAAGTCCCAATATAGAAGCTCCTTGAGTTAATTTTTGAAGAACTCCACCTTCCATATCTCCAACGATTTCTGTCCCTTTTTCATATCCATATTTTAGTCCATACCATCTTGTTAAAAATCTCGCTATATTTATTCCCAAGAAAAACATTATTGGTCCTGCTAAATTTCCATTATTCATTGCAAGAGAAGCTCCAAGAGCCGCTAATACTATACGTATTGTACCCCAAAAAATAGGATCTCCTACTCCAGCAAGCGGTCCCATAAGTCCTACTTTTATCCCACTTATAGTTGCGTCGTCAATATCTACACCATTTGCCTTTTCTTGTTCCATCGCGGCTGTAACTCCCATTATAGTTGAACCTATCCATGGTTGAGTGTTAAAAAATTCCAAATGTCTTTTAAGAGCCGCTGCCTGATCTTCCTTTTTAGAATATAGTCTTTTTATTGCAGGAATCATTGTTACGCAGAATCCCATTGACTGCATTCTTTCAAAGTTGAAAGACCCTAGTAAAGTTGTAGATCTCCAGTACATGCTTTTCAAATCTTTATCAGTTAATTTTTTTTCTATATTTTCTGCCATTTTTCCTACCTCCTATAGTCCTTCCAGTTCATCATCAGCTTCTTCTATAATACCAGCATTTCCGTCGCCACTTGGTACAGCAACTTGATGATATTTAGGATTCAATTGAATATAAATTATTGCTACGCACAATCCTATTATTCCCAATCCGACCAAATTAATATCTTTTACAAACGCCGCTACTACAAATCCCAGGAAGAAGAATGGCATCAATGCTTTTGCTTCCATCATATTTATCACCATTGCATACCCAACTACTACTATAAATCCTCCAGCAACTTGAAGTCCTCCTGTTATTTCTTTTGGAATTGAATTTAAAGCTTTTTCCACTATACTTGTTCCTGCAATCATACCAACTAACACAGCCGGAATTGCCACTCTTAATGCCTGTAAAGCCAATCCTGCAAAGTGACACATCTCAATCCCTCTAAAATTAGCCTGTTCTGCATATTCATCTGCTTTATGCTGGAAGAATACTGTTATAGTTCTAACAAAAATTGTAAGGACTTGTCCTGCCGCTGCAATTGGTACTGCAATTGCAATTCCTTCTTGGATTGACCGTTTTCCTACAATTACCAGTATTGCTGAAATTACACTGGCTAATGCCGCATCTGGAGCCATTGCTGCTCCAACATTCATCCATCCAAGTGCCAGCATTTCAAGTGAACCACCTAACATAACCCCCGTTTTTATATCTCCCAATACAAATCCCACTAAAGTACATGCTACTAACGGACGGTGAGTCTGTCTTTCATCAAGCACACTTCCCATACCAGTTATTGCTGCTACAAGTGCCAACAAAATTAACTGAACAATATTCATATTTTTGTCCTCCTAAAGATAGTTTTCATTTTAAATTATGTTTTTTATCAAGTTTTTAATCAAATGAGATAGAACCTAATTTTGCGTTAAGGTTTTCTGGTGAAGATGAAGCCAATTGTCTTAATTCAAGATCTACACCCATGCTGTCCAGTTTCTTAAATGCTTCCAAATCATCTTTATTAATCGCAACTGCTTGTGAAATTAACTTATCTCCTTCTTTATAAGTCATTCCTCCAACGTTTACTTTTTTAATATCCACTCCACCCTCAATTAATCTTACTACATCAGCTGGATTTGTTACTAAAAGTAAAACTTTTGTTTTTTCATATTTAGGATTGTTATAAACTGCTATTGCTTTTTCTACAGGGATTACAAATGATTTTACCCCTTCTGGTGCCACTTGTAATAAAAGAGATTTTCTTATCTTATCTTCTGCTACATCATCATTAACAGCAAAAATTGCTTCTGGTTTAGTTGCTTTTACCCATGAAGTCGCAACTTGTCCGTGTATTAATCTTGAATCTATTCTTGTTAAAACTAATTCCATAATTCTATTCCGCTACTGAAAATTTTGTGAAAAAATTCATGTATAATATAAAAAATTTCTCAGTAACTCTCCTTTCGTTTATATTTTTGTATTTTCTGCTATATTTTATTTTATAAATCCAGTTCATCTGAATCATCATCGTCATCGACAACCTCTGCGCTAAATAATTCACTAAAAATTTTAATTCCATTGATTCCTGAATTTTTTGCCACTTGAACTAATTCAGAAACATCGCTTGTTTCTTCTCTTGCATCTAAAACTTCCAATAGCATTGGAACATTAACACCTGTTATTACATCGGTGTTCTTCGTTTCGGCAACAACTCTGCAGGCTGCATTATAAGGACTTCCACCAAATAAATCCACTAAAAACAATGTTCCTTCCGCATCGTATTTTGAAATAATATTGTTATATTTTTCAATCAGATCTTCAGGACCTTCGCCTGGCACAAATGTTACAAACTCAAGCTGTTCGCTTTCTCCTAGAACCATTTTTGTCAGATTAACGGTTTCTTCTGACATTTTTCCATGTGTTGCAACAATTAAGTTAATCATTTCAGTTTCTCCTTTCAACATTAAAATTTCTAATTTCCACAATTACTTTACAAATTTAGTATAACCTCATCAATTTAGATTGTCAATACATTTTTAAAAAAAATTCTTTCAATCTATCTGTACGTAATATTAATTTATTTATATTTTTGCTTATAATAAACCCCATTAAAAAATAGAGACAAACTAGTTGTTTGATAATTAATTCATAATCATTTAACTAAATTGTCTTTTATTACTTTTTGAATATTTTATTAATAAATATTTTTTCATATTACTATGTTTTTTCTTTTTATATAAGCAAGGAAAATCAGTACTATTTCCCTTTATTTCGCAATTAATATTGCAATTCATAAATAAAAAAAGACACAACCTTGATTTTACTCAATAGTTATGTCCTTCTTTATTCCAACTGCTGCCAGCAATGGCTCCAATTATTTTAATATTTTTTGTTCAAACTTTTTACCACCATAATAGATAATGTACTTTTTATCCTGCAGTGCTCCAGGATTCACAAATACTACTCCGTTTTTTTCTGCCATAAATTCTTTATGCGTGTGTCCAAAAACACAGATTTCAGCTTTTTCCAGATGAGCCTTCTTTTCAAGCTCCTCAAGCGTAGTTTTTACACTGAACAGGTGTCCATGTGTTAATAATACCTTCTTCCCCATTAAATCAAATATTGCAGTTTCCCTGGACTCATAGTCATCCATATCAGTATTTCCTTTTACAATAGCAAAAAGTACATCTCTATAGACTAACGACATATCAATTGCATCCGTGCTATGATCTCCCGCAAAAATTACAATTTCCGGCTGCTCCAGATCCATCACTTGCTGAAAATAATCAAGCCTCCCATGGCTGTCAGAACAAATCAATACCTTCATTAAATCTCCTCTCTCCATTTCTCTTTTTATTTCCTATTTTAGAAAATCTCCATTATGCTTAAAAAACTTGTAAAACGATATATTTACCAAGTTTCTAAATAATCTTTCCCTATATAATTTTATTTTTTACGCCGTTATAACTTCAAAAATTATATTTAATTTTTAAATTCAGATTATTATAACATATTTTTTAACTTTATACTAATTTTCTATGTCATATATAAGAAATTAAAATTTAAAACAGAATACGTATTATTTATTATAATCTAAAAAGTTTTATAAATGTTTTTATTTTTATTATAATTTTCTTTATTTTTAAGTTTTATTTAAATTTATAAGCAAAAAATTTTATGTTAAAGTTATCTATAGCCCTCTATTTATAATGTTTTTTATAAAAAATAAAAAATCAGAATGTTTAAATTTTTATAATAAATTTAAATCATTAGTTACATAATTCTAAAAATGAAATTATTATAAAAAAAATTTTACCTAAAAAAAATTAAATGTACCCAAATCCCTTACTACATTAATAAAATTAAATAATATTGGGATTTGAGCAAAGCTGTCATAATTTTTCTGTTTGATTCTAACATTTTTCCTTTCTATTTTAACCAGTTTTTTATTTAAATCTTAAAATAATCTTTGTTGATTATTTTATCCAAAAAATTCTTATTTCTATTTCCCAACACAAAAATTCCCAAATACATGATCTAAAATATCCTCAGACGATATTTCTCCTGTAATTTCTGAAAGTGAATCTAACGCTTCCTTTAAATCCACGGAAATTAAGTCCATTGGAAGTCCCATATCTATTGTTTCAAAAATATTTCTTATTGCGTCTTTTGTTTTTTCAAGTGCTGTTTTATGCCGAATATTTGTAATTATTAGTTTTTCTGATGAGTTTTCCACATCTTCTTCCACAATGTATGAATAGATTTTTTCCTGCATATCTTCAATTCCAATATTGTCTTTTGCCGAAATTTCAACAATATTTTCCAAGTTATACCCTTCAAGATTAATTTTTTTATTTAAATCAATCTTATTCAATAATACTATAACTTTCTTTTTATTTTCTTTTATCTGATTTATAACTTCTATATCCTCATTTTCCAGCTCCTTTGAAGCATCCAGTACAAGAAGCACCAAATCAGCCTTTTCAATAAACTGCTTAGACTTTTCTACACCAATATTTTCCACAATGTCGTCAGTTTTTCTAATTCCTGCTGTATCCACCAGAACTAAGGGAATTCCTTTTATATTGATTATTTCCTCAATAACATCCCTCGTAGTCCCAGCAATATGCGTTACAATGGCACGCTCCTCATGAAGCAGGGCATTTAGCAATGTAGATTTCCCAACATTTGGTTTTCCGACAATAACTGTCTTTATCCCCTCTTTTATTTTTTTTCCTGTGTCATACGAGTCAATTAACCGATTTGCTTCTTCATATACTTTTTCCAGATTATCTCTAAGTTCTACCGGCAACGGATCATCAATCCCTTCTTCAGGATAGTCCAGCACCACATTCACATGTGCCGTAATATCTAGCAAAGCCTTCTTAAATTCATTTACTTTGTCACGCAAGTCCCCTCTTAACTGATCAAGCGACAGTGATACGCTCTTTTCTGTTTTTCCCTGAATAATATCCATAACCGCCTCAGCCTGTGACAAGTCTATACGTCCATTCATAAATGCTCGCTTTGTAAATTCCCCGCTTTCAGCATGTCTTGCTCCATTTCTTAGCACAAGTTCAAGTACTTTTTCCGAAACAAGTGTTCCACCGTGGCAATTTATTTCCACAATATCTTCACAAGTATAGCTTTTTGGGGCTTTTAGCCTTACAGCCATAACTTCATCCACTATTTTTTCTCCATCCTTGATAAATCCGTAATTTAATTTATAAAAACCCAAATCAGCATTTGGGTTTTTTTTAATAAATATTTTGTCCAGTATTTCAAATGATTTATCGCCGGATATTCTTATTATGGCAATCCCGCCTTCACCTTTCGGAGTGGAAATCGCCGCAATTGTATCAAACAACATTTTATCCCTCTATTTTCTAAAATCATTTTATTTTTATTTTATATTA
This is a stretch of genomic DNA from Leptotrichia hofstadii. It encodes these proteins:
- a CDS encoding PTS system mannose/fructose/N-acetylgalactosamine-transporter subunit IIB, whose protein sequence is MELVLTRIDSRLIHGQVATSWVKATKPEAIFAVNDDVAEDKIRKSLLLQVAPEGVKSFVIPVEKAIAVYNNPKYEKTKVLLLVTNPADVVRLIEGGVDIKKVNVGGMTYKEGDKLISQAVAINKDDLEAFKKLDSMGVDLELRQLASSSPENLNAKLGSISFD
- a CDS encoding PTS system mannose/fructose/sorbose family transporter subunit IID, giving the protein MAENIEKKLTDKDLKSMYWRSTTLLGSFNFERMQSMGFCVTMIPAIKRLYSKKEDQAAALKRHLEFFNTQPWIGSTIMGVTAAMEQEKANGVDIDDATISGIKVGLMGPLAGVGDPIFWGTIRIVLAALGASLAMNNGNLAGPIMFFLGINIARFLTRWYGLKYGYEKGTEIVGDMEGGVLQKLTQGASILGLFVMGSLVSKWTSINIPLVLSKYTNQAGEEVVITVQSILNDLLPGLLPLLLTFGCMHLLKKKVNPIWIIFGFFIIGIVGFWLGILK
- a CDS encoding PTS sugar transporter subunit IIA, which gives rise to MINLIVATHGKMSEETVNLTKMVLGESEQLEFVTFVPGEGPEDLIEKYNNIISKYDAEGTLFLVDLFGGSPYNAACRVVAETKNTDVITGVNVPMLLEVLDAREETSDVSELVQVAKNSGINGIKIFSELFSAEVVDDDDDSDELDL
- a CDS encoding YfcE family phosphodiesterase, with translation MKVLICSDSHGRLDYFQQVMDLEQPEIVIFAGDHSTDAIDMSLVYRDVLFAIVKGNTDMDDYESRETAIFDLMGKKVLLTHGHLFSVKTTLEELEKKAHLEKAEICVFGHTHKEFMAEKNGVVFVNPGALQDKKYIIYYGGKKFEQKILK
- the mnmE gene encoding tRNA uridine-5-carboxymethylaminomethyl(34) synthesis GTPase MnmE — encoded protein: MLFDTIAAISTPKGEGGIAIIRISGDKSFEILDKIFIKKNPNADLGFYKLNYGFIKDGEKIVDEVMAVRLKAPKSYTCEDIVEINCHGGTLVSEKVLELVLRNGARHAESGEFTKRAFMNGRIDLSQAEAVMDIIQGKTEKSVSLSLDQLRGDLRDKVNEFKKALLDITAHVNVVLDYPEEGIDDPLPVELRDNLEKVYEEANRLIDSYDTGKKIKEGIKTVIVGKPNVGKSTLLNALLHEERAIVTHIAGTTRDVIEEIINIKGIPLVLVDTAGIRKTDDIVENIGVEKSKQFIEKADLVLLVLDASKELENEDIEVINQIKENKKKVIVLLNKIDLNKKINLEGYNLENIVEISAKDNIGIEDMQEKIYSYIVEEDVENSSEKLIITNIRHKTALEKTKDAIRNIFETIDMGLPMDLISVDLKEALDSLSEITGEISSEDILDHVFGNFCVGK
- a CDS encoding PTS mannose/fructose/sorbose transporter subunit IIC, with product MNIVQLILLALVAAITGMGSVLDERQTHRPLVACTLVGFVLGDIKTGVMLGGSLEMLALGWMNVGAAMAPDAALASVISAILVIVGKRSIQEGIAIAVPIAAAGQVLTIFVRTITVFFQHKADEYAEQANFRGIEMCHFAGLALQALRVAIPAVLVGMIAGTSIVEKALNSIPKEITGGLQVAGGFIVVVGYAMVINMMEAKALMPFFFLGFVVAAFVKDINLVGLGIIGLCVAIIYIQLNPKYHQVAVPSGDGNAGIIEEADDELEGL